In Candidatus Sysuiplasma acidicola, the genomic window TTGTTCAGATTGTTGAGCGCGAAGCGTTTGCACTCCGTCACGAATTTATCGAGGCCTGTCTTTTCTATATCTCTCTTTGACTTCAGGCCGAAGGATTTTTCGACGTTTACCTCGATGGGCAGCCCGTGCATGTCCCAGCCTGGCTGGTCACGCACGTTGAATCCGTTCATTCTCCAGTATCTGATTCTTAAATCCTTCAGCGTTTTGTTGAGGGCTGTGCCGACGTGTATGTTGCCAGTTGTGTACGGCGGCCCGTCCAGGAAATAAATGCGCTGCCCTTCGCTCCGTATGCTGCGCTGCTTGGAATATATCGCGTTGCGCGTCCAGTATTCAGAAACTCTGCCTTCCACATCAGCCGGATTATAGCTTCCTTCCGCTTTCTTTATCATCGAAAGCACCATTAACGCAGTAGTGAAGAAAGGTTATGTATTTAAGCGACGTCGACAAAAATCGGCAACTTGGAAATCACATCCAACGATCCAGACTCTGCTGGTTGTCAGCGGCGATAGAGTTGAGCGAGGCTACGGCCTGCTCGACACCCTGCTTATCGAATTCATGTTCTGTGCAAAGGAAGTCCACTATTCCGTCGCCGTCCGGTCTCTTCCATTCGAGTCTGTAGTCGTCCGTGAATGCAGGTTCAATGAATATTCGGCGTACTGCATCCAGGTGATCCAGCCCAGGTAAGCCGACATATTTGGTGTTCTCAATACTCTTGTTCTCGAGCATGATTTTCAGCGCCTTCTTCGGTCCAATACCCATAATGCCTTCATTGAAATCCGTCCCGACCAGTATGGCCATATCGATCATCTGTTCCCTGCTGAGACCGAGCTTCCTCAGATTGTATTCCAGATCTACCAGTTCCAGTTTCACCTGGCTGAAACCACCCTTTCCGGGTATTCTGCGCCTTGATGACAGCGTCAGGTTGCGTACTGTTCTGGGAGAGCCAAAGAGAAGCGTGTCGAAATCCTGCGAAGCCGTTGCCCATACATTTCCCTGCCTCGCCATGTGACTCGCCTGTGCCTCCCCGTCCTCCGGTGCGATAAGAAACGGTATGCCCATAAGCGTGAGCAGCCTGATCGATTCTGCTATCATTTCATCAGTCAACCGCGTTGTCTGCATAGCGAGGCTGTAGGCCCTTTCCATGTCTTTCTTCTCTATGGCCTCCCTGTACCTGTCTTCAGCACGCATCTTGGCTTCTTTCCTCTTCTGCAGGGTAGCGAACTTGAGCCTGTTTGGTGCGCCGTCGAACACGTACACAGGTTTAATACCTGCCTGGAGCAGCCTTAAATTCCGATGAAGTATGCCTATGAGGTGCGATGTTGGCCTGCCGTCGGTATCAGACAGAGGCCGGCCGTCAGCCTGCCTGATTGCAGATACGAACTGATATATTGCATTGTAAGCGTCAATCGCGATCCTCTTGCCGGAAAGCGATTCTATGTTTATTTCAACCCTTTCGACAATGCTCGAAATATCGACACCCAAAGGGAAACCACTTCACTGCCGCTATCGGCTCTGAGTATCTTTCCTGTAGAAGACGAGTATGAAGGTAAGCGCATAAGTCATGAGCAGGATAATGAAGAAGATGTTCACGTTGTAGATTACAAACACAGTAAAAAGCGCGCCTGGAATCAGTACTCCAAGCAGAAGGAACAGTGCGGTACCCTGAGATCCGGTCATTTACAGCATCCAGAAGATTCAAACAATTTAGAGTACTTAATCATTGTCCAATTGATTCAGAGGTAACCCGATTTCTGAAGGACCATAATGTCTTCGGTACTCAGTTTATCGCCCTTCTTGAAACGCTCAAATAACTCCTGAGCTTCCCTGTTAACCTTCTCTATGTCCTGCTGCATCGCATAGGGTCTTTTCTGTTTCTGCCTTATGCCGTACAGTATCTTATCGAAGTCGTGAACCTGATGTATTGCCTCTATATGTTTCCTGTGCTCCTCGTCCGCCTTCATCTTCACTTCAACGAATTTTGCCTGAAAATCGTCAGCCTGCTGTCTTACCTCATCTGCCTTGTCGTAAAGTTCCATCATCAAATCGTGTTCTGACTGGGCCTCCTCTGCAAGTGAGGAAACAGTCTTGTGAAAATATTCGGCCTTTTCCTTCGCCTCGTTGACGCCCTTCAGCATGTCGGCGTATTTAGGATCTGATTGAAGTGACTGCTCACGTTTCTTTATTTCAGATTGCAGCTTAGACATCTGTTCAACAATTTCCTTCTCTTTCTCAGGAGTAAGAACAGTGGTCATCTGTTTAAATTCGAGGGCCTTGAGATCCCTCTTGAGCTTAAAAATTGGTGTGCCCGTCTTAGGGGACATTGTCCTTCTCAGCTCAACGAGGGCGGAACCAAGATCGCCGTACTTCCTGTTCCATATCTCCCTCTGCTCCTTTGCTTCCTTCACCTTTTCGTTGAGTTCGTCTCTGTGCTTCTTGTGCCCTCCGGCTTCCTCAATGAGTCTTCGGACTTCGGCATTCAGCTTGTCCCTCTGTCCTGCAAATTCCCTTGTGCTTTCGTTGAGTTCGTCTCTGCTCTTTCTTCGACGTTCGGCTTCAACATTCAGCAAATCCCGTTTCTGTTCAATTTCCTCAACGGATATCTCTTCGGCTTCCAAGAATCCACTCCCTCTATACTCAGGGCACTCAAGGACGTTTAATATTCTCGTATAAATAAGATTTGTTGAATGCACCGCTGAAAGCTAGTTTCTGCTGAAAGAGCCCGCTTGGCCACAGGCATCCGGAAGGCGCATACAACGAAAAACACCGTTGAATCTCGATAACACTGGCAAACATAAATCGTTACCTGCAGCACCGAGCAGGTGAATCAGTTCTTCGATCTCTCTATGTCGTCGGCTCTCTTCAGGTAGTGAGAGGAATCGATCTCGTGCTGACGCTGTTTCTGCAGATATACCACAGATTTCTGCTTGAGTTTTGTTGCTTTCTCTGTCAGTGACGCAGCCTTAGCCAGGTAGTTGTTGCCCTGCTTTTCCAGCTTTGCCTCCTCATGATCAAGGCGTGTTCTCTGGACTTCGCTGTCAACCATCTTGCCGTTCAGCTGGCCGGATGAAAAATTGCTCTTCAAATCCTGAGCAGCTTTCGCCTTTGTTTTTGCCTGATCCATTATCGCGGCTGCTTCCTGTTTAAGCTGATTTGCCTTGTGAAGCATCACGGCAGCCCTGGAATCAGCCTTCCTTGCCTTCAGCAGGTATCGGGAAGCTTTGTTTCTGTGTTTCATTCCCTTGTTCTTGAGTTTTGCAATCTGTCTGTGCATATCGGCTTCATGCTTTGCCTTCGATACTGCGTATGCTGAATCATCTTCAGGACTCACATCTGTCATTTTCAAAGCATATGATTCGCCCTGCTTTTCATTCGGACCGGTACTTCCTGCGCGTTCCTCAGCCATCTTAACTTTTACCCTCAAGCCCGCCCAAAGGCTGATTTCTTAATTGAATCGTATTATTTTAACTACGTGCAGAAAACGC contains:
- the fen gene encoding flap endonuclease-1 codes for the protein MGVDISSIVERVEINIESLSGKRIAIDAYNAIYQFVSAIRQADGRPLSDTDGRPTSHLIGILHRNLRLLQAGIKPVYVFDGAPNRLKFATLQKRKEAKMRAEDRYREAIEKKDMERAYSLAMQTTRLTDEMIAESIRLLTLMGIPFLIAPEDGEAQASHMARQGNVWATASQDFDTLLFGSPRTVRNLTLSSRRRIPGKGGFSQVKLELVDLEYNLRKLGLSREQMIDMAILVGTDFNEGIMGIGPKKALKIMLENKSIENTKYVGLPGLDHLDAVRRIFIEPAFTDDYRLEWKRPDGDGIVDFLCTEHEFDKQGVEQAVASLNSIAADNQQSLDRWM
- a CDS encoding phosphoserine phosphatase — encoded protein: MSVEEIEQKRDLLNVEAERRRKSRDELNESTREFAGQRDKLNAEVRRLIEEAGGHKKHRDELNEKVKEAKEQREIWNRKYGDLGSALVELRRTMSPKTGTPIFKLKRDLKALEFKQMTTVLTPEKEKEIVEQMSKLQSEIKKREQSLQSDPKYADMLKGVNEAKEKAEYFHKTVSSLAEEAQSEHDLMMELYDKADEVRQQADDFQAKFVEVKMKADEEHRKHIEAIHQVHDFDKILYGIRQKQKRPYAMQQDIEKVNREAQELFERFKKGDKLSTEDIMVLQKSGYL